A single window of Rubripirellula lacrimiformis DNA harbors:
- a CDS encoding tetratricopeptide repeat protein gives MAKRHRKNGSGKEHVDRRQPPGEVQNDRKRRSVRTLVAAVLATLVVIAGMLWWIPGRHIQHAEQAIGQWRFQKAQQHLADYPAWGMDRGRVYYLLARVARQQDGYALAQEHLRTATSGGFDRQAVQRERDLLDVQNGDLNPALLQKLEIHLDQAPDDRPAIYEAYALGHAGLGQTSSAIDLLDRWIEQFPSDGRPYYWKGFIDLRSDDEDSALTMFTESARRDHALVESHLGKAQILSNRSQDGAALVAYQDALESAPERWDIRIQMAETLWRMQRQSDAVRILEPIARSDASVYPAGRRLAQYYSLQHQPDDVISTLTPMLKFFPEDASLNYLLADALTQKSQHDRAGEAMDRFYRANSVVDTLRYARSEVIRQADPEKLASVASTYRQFDWVKARDWLETATKVLPANPLLHRQRSEVLRENGFFDAATREQNIADTQSL, from the coding sequence ATGGCAAAACGACACAGGAAGAACGGTTCTGGAAAGGAGCATGTCGATCGGCGCCAACCGCCCGGCGAAGTCCAGAATGATCGTAAACGAAGAAGTGTTCGCACGCTCGTTGCGGCCGTCCTGGCCACGTTGGTGGTGATCGCTGGGATGCTTTGGTGGATACCGGGGCGACACATCCAGCATGCCGAACAGGCCATTGGGCAGTGGCGATTCCAGAAAGCGCAACAGCACCTGGCCGACTATCCGGCGTGGGGGATGGACCGCGGACGAGTCTATTATTTGCTGGCCCGGGTGGCCCGCCAACAAGACGGATACGCGCTGGCCCAGGAACATCTTCGCACCGCGACGTCAGGCGGTTTCGATCGCCAAGCTGTCCAACGTGAACGAGATCTTTTGGATGTACAGAACGGGGACCTGAACCCTGCACTGTTGCAGAAACTAGAAATCCATTTGGATCAGGCGCCTGACGATCGGCCCGCGATCTACGAAGCCTACGCGTTGGGGCACGCGGGTTTAGGTCAGACGTCTTCGGCAATCGATTTGCTAGATCGATGGATCGAACAGTTCCCAAGCGACGGTCGCCCGTACTACTGGAAAGGGTTTATCGACCTTCGCAGTGACGATGAAGATTCAGCGCTCACGATGTTTACCGAATCGGCCAGACGCGATCACGCGTTGGTAGAAAGCCACCTTGGCAAGGCACAAATCCTATCCAATCGATCGCAAGATGGCGCTGCATTGGTGGCCTATCAAGATGCATTGGAATCGGCGCCCGAGCGGTGGGACATTCGGATCCAGATGGCGGAAACGTTGTGGCGAATGCAGCGGCAATCCGATGCCGTTCGCATTCTAGAACCGATCGCTCGCAGCGATGCATCCGTCTATCCGGCTGGCCGTCGACTGGCCCAGTACTACAGTTTGCAGCATCAACCCGATGACGTGATTTCGACGTTGACGCCGATGTTAAAGTTCTTTCCCGAGGACGCTAGTTTGAACTATTTGCTGGCAGACGCGCTGACCCAAAAATCGCAGCATGATCGTGCCGGCGAAGCGATGGATCGGTTCTATCGCGCCAATTCCGTCGTCGATACGTTGCGTTACGCGCGCTCGGAAGTGATCCGCCAAGCCGATCCGGAAAAACTAGCCTCCGTCGCATCGACGTATCGCCAGTTTGATTGGGTGAAAGCCAGAGACTGGCTGGAAACGGCAACCAAGGTGCTGCCCGCCAACCCGCTGCTGCACCGGCAACGTTCGGAAGTGCTACGCGAAAACGGATTCTTTGACGCAGCGACCCGCGAACAAAACATCGCCGACACTCAGTCGTTGTAG
- a CDS encoding FG-GAP repeat domain-containing protein, protein MNSRCCYSPNRRPWMVSSVAIWMVGSLLLCVVGCGPSPDAVGMMDATDLATDRDRPKSDVAIAAFCGDCHVFPPPASFPRHRWRHEVETAFQIYHESLRTDLVPTDLEATVAWFESHAPDEYDFTLVGTDNTPDTAQRFEKIEIANQPQLRSVTHLRRLDHGQFLVCDLYSGQVTRMAIDQGRIEPTVLTQVADPVHSEPTDLDGDGEIDYLVADMGSIVPADQRYGTLCWIHSNVQGRDAAPQATDAANQRWKTELLQTGLSRVCDARPIDYDQDGDQDIVVAEFGFRFEGAIHLLTNTGLVDGIPQFQSRVIDDRNGAIHVPPVDINGDGRMDIVTLVSQQHETMDVHLNLGNGQFDTRRIFAAADPAYASSGIEVTDLDQDGDLDILYTNGDTFDDHTAKPFHGIAWLENEGEFPFTHHRLTSMPGVYRAVVGDIDLDGDLDIAAVALISRSASFDASDSDRSADDRFDGAIWLEQTAPGEFARHRLLSGQCDWASCELMDLDGDDDLDLLLGRYDQDTRMSDPVVYFRNRTNP, encoded by the coding sequence ATGAATAGTCGTTGCTGTTACTCTCCCAACCGACGCCCCTGGATGGTGAGTTCGGTGGCGATTTGGATGGTGGGTTCGCTGTTGCTGTGCGTGGTCGGGTGCGGACCTTCGCCCGATGCCGTTGGGATGATGGACGCCACCGATCTAGCAACCGACCGGGATCGCCCGAAATCGGACGTCGCCATCGCAGCGTTTTGCGGGGATTGCCACGTGTTCCCGCCACCCGCCAGTTTCCCCCGTCACCGTTGGCGGCACGAAGTCGAAACCGCATTCCAAATCTACCACGAATCGCTTCGAACCGATCTGGTGCCGACGGATTTGGAGGCGACGGTGGCGTGGTTCGAATCTCACGCACCCGACGAATACGACTTCACGCTCGTTGGAACTGACAACACGCCGGACACCGCCCAGCGATTTGAAAAGATTGAAATCGCGAATCAGCCGCAGCTCCGCTCGGTGACCCACCTCCGTCGGCTCGATCACGGACAGTTTTTGGTCTGCGATCTGTACAGTGGCCAAGTCACTCGAATGGCGATCGATCAGGGGCGTATCGAACCCACCGTGCTGACACAGGTGGCCGATCCGGTCCATTCAGAACCGACCGACTTAGACGGGGATGGTGAAATCGACTATCTGGTTGCCGACATGGGCAGCATCGTTCCGGCCGACCAACGCTATGGCACGCTATGCTGGATCCATTCGAATGTGCAGGGCCGCGATGCGGCGCCGCAAGCCACCGACGCGGCGAACCAGCGATGGAAAACCGAACTTCTGCAGACGGGGCTGTCCCGAGTATGTGACGCCAGGCCAATCGATTATGACCAAGACGGTGACCAAGACATTGTCGTTGCCGAGTTTGGGTTTCGATTCGAAGGGGCGATCCATCTGCTGACCAACACCGGACTGGTCGACGGCATTCCACAATTCCAGTCGCGTGTGATCGATGATCGCAACGGAGCCATCCACGTTCCACCGGTCGACATCAACGGGGACGGACGGATGGACATTGTCACGTTGGTGTCACAGCAACATGAAACCATGGATGTTCATCTGAACCTTGGCAACGGCCAATTCGATACCCGCCGAATTTTTGCAGCCGCCGATCCGGCTTATGCGTCCAGCGGCATCGAGGTCACGGATTTGGATCAGGACGGTGACCTGGATATCTTGTACACCAACGGGGACACGTTCGACGACCATACGGCCAAGCCATTTCATGGCATCGCTTGGCTTGAAAACGAAGGCGAGTTTCCCTTCACGCATCACCGATTGACTTCGATGCCAGGCGTCTACCGCGCGGTCGTTGGTGATATCGATCTGGATGGTGATTTGGACATCGCTGCGGTGGCCTTGATCAGTCGATCTGCCTCGTTCGACGCATCGGATTCCGATCGATCCGCGGATGATCGATTCGATGGTGCGATCTGGTTGGAACAGACCGCCCCCGGTGAATTTGCCCGCCATCGTCTACTGTCGGGCCAATGCGATTGGGCATCCTGTGAATTGATGGATCTTGATGGCGACGATGATCTGGATCTGCTGCTAGGGCGTTACGACCAAGACACCCGCATGTCGGATCCGGTGGTCTATTTTCGCAATCGGACGAATCCCTAG
- a CDS encoding DUF4404 family protein produces the protein MNHRELTEALEVVHRELSDAQDLDPQDVEKLQTTMAEIEVVLKKNSQTTSQLSDNVTHAATTFEQSHPRLTETLGRIADMLQQMGI, from the coding sequence ATGAACCACCGCGAGTTGACCGAGGCACTGGAAGTCGTCCACCGCGAACTGTCCGATGCCCAGGATCTGGATCCACAAGATGTCGAAAAATTGCAAACCACGATGGCCGAAATCGAAGTGGTGCTGAAGAAGAATTCGCAAACGACGTCACAGCTAAGCGACAATGTCACCCATGCGGCGACCACGTTCGAACAGTCGCACCCGCGGTTGACCGAAACGTTGGGGCGAATCGCCGACATGTTGCAACAGATGGGCATCTAA
- a CDS encoding DUF4112 domain-containing protein gives MPDDEQLRQIQMRTEWFAKLMDEAIEIPIIKVRLGWDSLIGFIPAIGDFAGLLMHGYLLTQAYRAGARKRVYLKMLWYALIDFLIGVIPFLGDIFDIFWKSNRRSANLLRREIARQTKTD, from the coding sequence ATGCCCGACGACGAACAGCTTCGACAAATCCAGATGCGGACCGAATGGTTTGCCAAGTTGATGGACGAAGCCATCGAAATTCCGATCATCAAGGTGCGATTGGGGTGGGACAGCCTGATCGGGTTCATCCCGGCGATCGGCGACTTTGCAGGCCTTTTGATGCACGGTTACCTGCTGACGCAGGCCTATCGTGCCGGGGCCCGCAAACGGGTCTATCTGAAGATGTTGTGGTACGCACTGATCGATTTCCTAATCGGCGTGATCCCCTTTCTGGGCGACATCTTTGACATATTTTGGAAGAGCAATCGCCGCAGCGCCAACCTGCTGCGTCGGGAAATCGCTCGGCAAACCAAGACGGACTGA
- a CDS encoding cyclase family protein, with amino-acid sequence MPHPIRQIIDLTLPIDSRLPNATVQPMKSIATDGWRATRLNLYSHCGTHMDATCHFLPDGETLDQLNLEACCGVARIINLAPVEPSESITIDRFMDAAGEDLAPGARLLLRTDWHHRYPSPEYRDHLPRISAELAHWLVQKQVRLVGVEPPSVADVNNIDEVTEVHHILFRGGIVIVEGLIGLDQIPVPECQFIALPLRVADGDGCPVRAIAIVPGDEPAPTSAFGFHRQPQQGASL; translated from the coding sequence ATGCCCCACCCGATTCGCCAAATCATCGATCTGACGCTTCCGATTGATTCTCGCCTGCCCAACGCGACGGTCCAGCCGATGAAGTCTATCGCAACCGACGGATGGCGGGCGACTCGGTTGAATCTGTATTCCCACTGTGGCACGCACATGGACGCGACCTGTCACTTTTTGCCCGACGGCGAAACCCTTGACCAATTGAATCTGGAAGCCTGCTGTGGCGTCGCGCGGATCATCAACTTGGCACCCGTGGAACCATCCGAATCGATCACCATTGATCGATTCATGGATGCCGCCGGTGAAGATCTGGCACCCGGTGCCCGATTGTTGCTGCGGACCGATTGGCACCACCGTTATCCGTCGCCCGAGTACCGCGACCACCTGCCTCGCATTTCGGCCGAACTAGCCCATTGGTTGGTTCAAAAACAGGTTCGGCTGGTTGGCGTCGAACCCCCATCGGTCGCGGATGTCAACAACATCGACGAAGTCACCGAAGTTCATCATATACTGTTTCGCGGAGGGATCGTGATCGTCGAAGGATTGATTGGATTGGACCAAATCCCGGTTCCCGAATGCCAGTTCATCGCCTTACCATTGCGGGTTGCCGACGGGGATGGATGCCCCGTACGCGCGATCGCGATTGTGCCGGGTGACGAACCCGCACCGACTTCCGCATTTGGATTCCACCGTCAACCGCAACAGGGAGCGTCGTTATGA
- the otnK gene encoding 3-oxo-tetronate kinase, translating into MNGPLIGCIADDFTGATDVAGLMRRSGMRVVQCFGIPQTPSLVDGFDAVVVALKSRSIDADLACQQSCDAAKWLQSIGTQRFFFKYCSTFDSTPAGNIGPVAEALMDCLDVPQTIFCPSFPENGRTVYQGHLFVGGSLLSESGMQHHPLNPMTDANLVRVLAGQSKQPVSLVTAPRDGEVSDGTFARRLADAGPLVITDAIDNDDLAGIATTVADHRLVTGGSAIAGFIAQVLQDRREPTSVTADIPIPSNGRSAVLAGSCSQATQAQVQEFVRDHPALTLDVERACRGEDVLGEAKRWVDDQSGDRPFLISSTVDPESLARIHAGHGRSEAAAVVESLLSELGFYLVQQGIRRLVVAGGETSGAIVERLGVEAIRIGDEIAPGVPWTESLGSPPIALALKSGNFGSTTFFRTAIGASLADPTPQGE; encoded by the coding sequence ATGAATGGCCCATTGATTGGATGCATCGCCGACGACTTTACAGGCGCCACCGACGTGGCGGGGCTGATGCGCCGCAGCGGCATGCGAGTGGTCCAGTGCTTTGGCATCCCCCAAACACCGTCGCTGGTCGACGGGTTTGACGCGGTCGTGGTGGCGCTGAAATCGCGATCCATCGACGCTGACTTGGCTTGCCAACAATCCTGCGACGCGGCCAAATGGTTGCAATCGATCGGCACGCAGCGATTCTTTTTCAAGTACTGCAGCACGTTCGATTCGACTCCCGCGGGCAACATCGGCCCGGTGGCCGAAGCGTTGATGGATTGCTTGGATGTTCCGCAAACCATCTTTTGTCCTAGCTTTCCCGAAAACGGCCGCACCGTCTATCAAGGACACCTGTTTGTCGGTGGATCGCTGCTGAGCGAAAGTGGGATGCAGCATCATCCGCTGAACCCGATGACGGATGCCAACTTGGTGCGTGTATTGGCTGGTCAATCGAAACAGCCGGTCAGTCTGGTGACGGCGCCGCGTGATGGCGAAGTGTCCGACGGAACCTTTGCCCGCCGATTGGCCGATGCGGGACCGTTGGTGATCACCGATGCGATCGACAATGATGATTTAGCCGGCATCGCAACCACGGTTGCCGATCATCGATTGGTCACCGGAGGATCCGCCATTGCGGGATTCATCGCCCAGGTTTTGCAAGATCGCCGGGAACCCACTTCCGTCACCGCCGACATTCCGATCCCGTCCAATGGTCGATCAGCGGTTTTGGCAGGCAGTTGTTCCCAAGCCACCCAGGCTCAGGTGCAAGAATTTGTCCGTGACCATCCAGCACTGACACTGGATGTGGAACGCGCCTGTCGCGGCGAGGACGTGTTGGGCGAAGCGAAACGCTGGGTCGACGACCAAAGTGGCGATCGCCCGTTTCTGATCTCGTCCACCGTCGACCCAGAATCACTGGCTCGGATTCATGCCGGTCATGGGCGATCCGAAGCCGCCGCCGTGGTGGAATCGTTGCTCAGCGAACTCGGTTTTTATTTGGTCCAGCAGGGTATCCGGCGGTTGGTCGTTGCCGGCGGTGAAACCTCGGGTGCAATCGTCGAACGACTGGGCGTCGAGGCGATACGGATTGGCGACGAGATCGCGCCAGGAGTCCCGTGGACCGAGTCGCTTGGGTCCCCCCCGATCGCCTTGGCATTGAAATCCGGCAATTTCGGGTCCACAACGTTCTTCCGCACCGCTATCGGCGCATCACTGGCCGATCCAACTCCCCAAGGCGAGTGA
- the rarD gene encoding EamA family transporter RarD encodes MTTSHNDESDSRSFRIGVVCALLAHVCWGFFPLYWRMVGSVSSFSLTAHRVVWSFLILATLCTIVPRLRRSFWKWHGRRTLAIYATAAVMIGINWLAFLYAVGTDRVLQASLGYYINPLVNVLLGVVILHERLRVPQRVAVVLAAIGVGVMAVAGEGVPWIALTMALSFGLYGLLKKKATLGPFEGLAMETGILFPFAATYLCLAPPSVDGQPLSTATWILLVCGGAITITPLALFAVAAKRVPLSTIGILQYIGPTLQWIVGAIVLGEPVSTTKFIGFAFVWAGVLVFIAGDHVLNRIRRPTANHETQLEYDR; translated from the coding sequence TTGACCACTTCGCACAACGACGAATCTGATTCGCGATCGTTTCGAATCGGAGTGGTGTGTGCGCTGCTAGCACACGTTTGCTGGGGTTTCTTCCCACTGTATTGGCGGATGGTGGGATCGGTTTCTTCGTTTTCACTGACCGCCCACCGAGTCGTCTGGTCGTTCCTAATCTTGGCGACGTTGTGCACGATCGTGCCCCGGTTGCGGCGCAGTTTTTGGAAATGGCACGGTCGCCGAACTTTGGCGATCTATGCGACCGCTGCGGTCATGATCGGAATCAATTGGCTGGCGTTCCTGTATGCGGTCGGCACCGATCGTGTCTTGCAGGCTTCCCTTGGTTACTACATCAATCCGCTGGTGAACGTGCTGTTGGGAGTCGTGATCCTTCACGAGCGGTTGAGAGTGCCGCAGCGAGTTGCCGTCGTGCTGGCCGCCATCGGCGTTGGTGTGATGGCGGTTGCAGGGGAAGGCGTTCCGTGGATCGCATTGACGATGGCTCTTTCGTTCGGGCTGTACGGGCTGCTGAAAAAGAAAGCAACGCTGGGCCCATTCGAAGGGTTGGCGATGGAAACGGGCATCCTGTTTCCCTTTGCGGCGACCTACCTTTGCCTGGCGCCGCCATCGGTGGACGGTCAGCCGCTATCGACGGCCACCTGGATCTTGCTGGTCTGTGGCGGTGCGATCACGATCACACCCTTGGCTCTGTTCGCCGTCGCCGCCAAACGGGTCCCGCTGTCGACCATCGGGATTCTGCAGTACATCGGACCGACGTTACAGTGGATCGTTGGTGCGATCGTGTTGGGCGAACCTGTCAGCACGACCAAATTTATCGGGTTTGCATTCGTTTGGGCCGGCGTGTTGGTGTTCATCGCCGGCGACCACGTTCTGAACCGTATCAGACGCCCGACCGCCAACCACGAAACCCAACTGGAATACGACCGCTAG
- a CDS encoding dipeptidyl-peptidase 3 family protein, with protein MDHRSDDGPADSVAVAVPTGIEPVFRGEFSDCQSIRALHNRTFAVFRNNRFPTHRQACQHEPWGDETCFAPSRTSINWAKLEITWLMCIDPFRSKPPAFLSLRPVCIMRKLIFPILVTSLLSIPLSSSLAQESVRPNDVESASSDAQQRLKQYVKVELTTDMSALSSKQRKMIGLLIEAAQIMDGCFWYEAYGDRDSLLAGIEAPAIKQFAVINYGPWDRLAGNRPFVPGVNAKPAGANFYPTDMTKEEFEQANLPGKDGLYTFIRRAEDGSLKTVPYHQQFASEMKQAADLLTQAAGLAEDAGLKHYLMLRADALLSDDYRPSDMAWLDMHNNTIDVVIGPIENYEDQLYGYKTAHEAYVLVKDKQWSDRLAKYAAFLPELQTSLPIEDAYKQEKPGSDTELNAYDVIYYAGDCNSGSKTIAINLPNDEQVQLEKGTRRLQLKNAMRAKFDKILLPIADELIVDDQRQHITFDAFFSNTMFHEVAHGLGIKNTINGRGPVRTALKEHAGAIEEGKADILGLHMINQLHQKGEITEDLEDFYVTFMAGIFRSVRFGASSAHGKANMIRFNFFRDAGAFQRQADGKYRVDVPKFRKAARDLSSLLLRLQGDGDYAGVTELVKAKGVISDQLQADLDRLSQKGIPVDVVFRQGKDVLGL; from the coding sequence ATGGATCACCGTTCCGATGACGGTCCGGCGGACAGCGTTGCAGTTGCTGTGCCAACGGGCATCGAGCCGGTTTTTCGGGGCGAATTCAGCGATTGCCAGTCGATCCGCGCGTTGCACAATCGCACATTTGCAGTGTTTCGCAACAACCGTTTCCCGACGCACCGGCAGGCCTGCCAGCACGAACCTTGGGGTGATGAAACCTGTTTTGCACCCAGCCGAACATCGATCAACTGGGCTAAACTGGAAATCACTTGGTTGATGTGCATCGATCCGTTCCGATCCAAGCCACCCGCATTCCTTTCCCTACGCCCAGTCTGCATCATGCGAAAACTGATTTTTCCGATTCTGGTCACCTCCCTTCTTTCGATTCCGCTGTCGTCATCGCTGGCACAGGAATCGGTTCGGCCCAACGACGTGGAATCGGCCAGCAGCGATGCCCAGCAGCGGTTGAAACAGTACGTCAAGGTCGAATTGACCACCGACATGTCGGCGCTATCGTCCAAACAGCGAAAGATGATTGGCCTGTTGATCGAAGCGGCCCAGATCATGGACGGTTGTTTTTGGTACGAAGCCTATGGCGACCGAGACTCACTTCTGGCTGGCATCGAGGCGCCGGCGATCAAGCAATTTGCCGTCATCAACTATGGCCCCTGGGATCGCTTGGCGGGCAACCGCCCGTTCGTGCCGGGTGTAAACGCCAAACCGGCCGGTGCCAACTTTTATCCGACCGACATGACCAAGGAAGAGTTCGAACAGGCCAATCTGCCGGGCAAAGACGGACTGTACACGTTCATCCGGCGAGCCGAGGACGGGTCGCTGAAAACGGTTCCCTACCACCAGCAATTTGCCAGCGAGATGAAGCAAGCCGCTGATCTGCTGACCCAGGCCGCTGGGTTGGCCGAAGACGCTGGGCTGAAACACTACCTGATGCTGCGTGCCGATGCGTTGCTAAGCGACGACTACCGCCCCAGCGATATGGCGTGGTTGGACATGCACAACAACACGATCGACGTTGTGATCGGTCCCATCGAAAACTACGAAGACCAACTGTACGGATACAAGACGGCGCACGAGGCGTATGTATTGGTCAAGGATAAACAGTGGAGCGATCGGCTGGCAAAGTACGCTGCGTTTCTGCCCGAACTGCAAACCTCGCTGCCGATCGAAGACGCCTACAAGCAGGAAAAACCCGGCAGTGATACCGAACTGAATGCGTATGACGTCATCTACTATGCCGGCGACTGCAATTCAGGTTCCAAGACGATCGCCATCAACCTGCCCAATGACGAACAGGTGCAACTTGAAAAAGGCACACGACGATTGCAGTTAAAGAATGCGATGCGAGCGAAGTTCGACAAGATCCTGTTGCCGATTGCGGACGAACTGATCGTCGATGACCAACGCCAACACATCACCTTTGATGCGTTCTTTAGCAACACGATGTTCCACGAAGTCGCCCACGGTTTGGGGATCAAGAACACCATCAACGGTCGCGGCCCGGTCCGAACGGCGCTGAAGGAACACGCCGGCGCGATCGAGGAGGGCAAGGCGGACATCCTGGGGCTGCACATGATCAACCAACTGCATCAGAAGGGCGAAATCACCGAGGACCTGGAAGATTTCTATGTCACGTTCATGGCGGGGATCTTCCGCAGCGTTCGCTTTGGTGCGTCCAGTGCGCACGGCAAGGCCAACATGATTCGGTTCAACTTCTTTCGCGATGCCGGCGCATTCCAGCGACAAGCCGACGGCAAGTACCGGGTGGACGTTCCCAAGTTCCGAAAAGCGGCTCGCGATCTGTCATCCCTGCTGCTGCGATTGCAGGGTGACGGCGACTACGCGGGCGTGACCGAGTTGGTCAAAGCCAAGGGCGTCATCAGCGACCAGTTGCAAGCCGATTTGGACCGGCTTAGCCAGAAAGGCATCCCGGTCGACGTCGTATTCCGCCAGGGCAAGGATGTGCTGGGGTTGTAG
- a CDS encoding 3-keto-disaccharide hydrolase has translation MVRVFAWTLLAALSIGTVATAEDLVTTAPAETDDMTVIFNGTNLDGWNGDSRLWSVKDGVIHGETTPENVAQGNTFLIWKDPIKDFEVRLSFRCNAVNNSGIMYRSQHVTEKVKNDWVLKGYQYEGRNEEDYPNVPGFIYDERGSRGRICIVGEVAEWNEDGKKVLRNDLMSQADFKKLMKVDDWNDVVIRAKGNHIQHFLNGKLLLDFTDNHPEKRFSEGLFGLQLHAGKPMWAEFKDIRIKSLK, from the coding sequence ATGGTTCGTGTTTTTGCTTGGACATTGCTGGCTGCGTTGTCGATTGGCACTGTCGCCACCGCCGAAGATTTGGTGACTACGGCTCCGGCCGAAACCGACGACATGACGGTGATCTTCAACGGCACCAATCTGGACGGCTGGAACGGCGATTCCCGACTGTGGTCCGTCAAAGATGGCGTCATCCACGGTGAAACGACTCCCGAAAACGTCGCTCAAGGCAACACCTTCCTGATCTGGAAAGACCCGATCAAAGACTTCGAAGTCCGTTTGTCGTTCCGTTGCAATGCCGTCAATAATTCAGGCATCATGTACCGGTCCCAGCACGTCACCGAAAAGGTCAAGAACGATTGGGTCTTGAAGGGATATCAGTACGAAGGCCGCAACGAAGAAGACTACCCCAACGTTCCTGGATTCATCTACGACGAACGTGGCAGCCGCGGTCGCATCTGCATCGTCGGCGAAGTTGCCGAGTGGAATGAAGACGGCAAAAAGGTCCTGCGAAATGACCTGATGAGCCAAGCTGATTTCAAAAAGCTGATGAAGGTCGACGATTGGAATGATGTCGTGATTCGTGCCAAAGGCAACCACATCCAACACTTCCTCAACGGCAAGCTGTTGTTGGACTTCACCGATAACCATCCTGAAAAGCGATTCTCGGAAGGTCTGTTCGGATTGCAATTGCACGCCGGCAAACCGATGTGGGCCGAGTTCAAAGACATCCGCATCAAATCGCTGAAGTAG